Proteins from a single region of Paenibacillus sp. BIHB 4019:
- a CDS encoding AraC family transcriptional regulator, giving the protein MHNFVHPPKISAHLQELILLIQRHAPSDGKHATAVPDLCFRRASHMSEPTHTVNMPSLYVVAQGSKTAMLGGENYVYNPATYMVTSVHLPVIGKITLASPHVPYLSLHLSINPDEILDIIHKSSSQWNGKTERGILVSQSDHLLLDGLLRLVRLLDTPEDIQFLAPLITREILYRLLQGEQGALIRQFAIVGSYAHSISKTINLINRDYSKPLVIEELAKAANMSPSSLHKHFKRITAISPLQYQKAIRLQTARRLLLSEGLEAADAGFRVGYESPSQFSREYGRMFGRPPMNDVKHQRNALSAPVD; this is encoded by the coding sequence ATGCACAATTTCGTCCACCCCCCTAAGATTTCTGCCCATCTGCAAGAACTGATTCTTCTTATTCAACGTCACGCGCCTTCGGACGGAAAACACGCCACAGCAGTGCCGGATCTTTGTTTCAGGCGCGCAAGCCATATGTCGGAGCCGACGCATACGGTCAATATGCCCTCACTGTACGTGGTCGCACAAGGTTCAAAGACTGCAATGCTGGGCGGGGAAAATTACGTGTACAATCCGGCTACCTACATGGTCACCTCAGTGCATCTGCCTGTAATCGGGAAAATCACTTTAGCCTCGCCGCATGTTCCTTATCTAAGCCTTCATTTATCCATTAACCCAGATGAAATTCTGGACATTATCCATAAGAGCAGCTCCCAATGGAACGGAAAGACGGAGCGAGGCATATTGGTGAGCCAATCCGATCATCTGCTGCTTGATGGGCTGCTTCGGCTTGTCAGACTTTTGGATACCCCTGAGGATATTCAGTTTCTTGCGCCGCTTATCACCCGCGAGATCCTTTATCGTTTGCTGCAAGGTGAGCAGGGAGCTTTAATCAGGCAATTTGCCATAGTCGGCAGTTATGCGCATAGCATTTCCAAAACAATCAATCTGATTAACCGCGATTACTCCAAGCCTCTTGTGATCGAAGAATTGGCGAAGGCAGCAAACATGAGCCCTTCTTCTTTGCACAAGCATTTTAAAAGGATAACGGCGATAAGCCCACTACAGTATCAGAAGGCTATCCGACTGCAGACAGCACGCCGCTTGCTGCTCTCGGAGGGATTAGAAGCCGCTGATGCGGGCTTTCGCGTTGGCTACGAGAGTCCTTCGCAGTTCAGCCGGGAGTATGGCCGCATGTTTGGACGCCCCCCAATGAACGATGTTAAGCATCAGCGTAATGCCTTAAGTGCTCCGGTTGATTGA
- a CDS encoding ABC transporter ATP-binding protein, with protein MELLIESVSKKYKGNFYGLRDLSLEIQTGVLGLLGPNGAGKSTLMRILSTITQPTGGKVSWNGIDITKDPNSVRRILGYLPQDFGVYPHLNAVEFLEYLASIRGLDYKIARKRIEELLHLVNLHEVRKKPLNGFSGGMRQRVGIAQALLNDPQLLIVDEPTVGLDPEERIRFRNLLSELSGERIVILSTHIVSDIEATATDIAIVNQGRSIVQAAPSELLAATVGKVWEWLIPSHTWVKVRKQLLVSSTIQTSEGVHVKVIADTQPSAESRLVTPTLEDAYLYYISASKQWAIA; from the coding sequence ATGGAATTATTGATTGAAAGTGTGAGCAAGAAATATAAAGGGAATTTTTATGGGCTTCGGGACTTATCGCTAGAGATACAAACAGGTGTCTTGGGATTGCTTGGCCCGAATGGTGCAGGAAAATCAACATTGATGAGAATTCTATCGACCATTACCCAGCCAACCGGTGGAAAGGTGAGCTGGAATGGCATCGATATTACGAAAGATCCCAATTCTGTACGACGTATTTTAGGCTATTTGCCACAGGATTTTGGCGTTTACCCTCATTTAAACGCAGTTGAGTTTTTGGAATATTTGGCGTCAATCAGAGGGCTGGATTATAAAATCGCAAGAAAAAGAATTGAAGAGCTGCTGCACCTGGTTAATCTGCATGAGGTGCGCAAAAAACCGTTGAATGGTTTTTCAGGCGGGATGAGGCAGCGGGTGGGCATAGCACAGGCGTTACTGAACGATCCCCAGCTATTAATCGTTGATGAGCCAACGGTGGGACTTGATCCTGAGGAGCGTATTCGGTTTCGTAATCTCCTATCCGAATTATCTGGGGAGCGTATTGTTATTTTATCCACCCATATCGTATCCGACATCGAAGCAACCGCCACCGATATCGCCATTGTCAATCAAGGACGAAGTATCGTACAGGCGGCTCCAAGTGAATTATTAGCAGCTACAGTGGGAAAAGTGTGGGAGTGGCTAATACCGAGTCATACATGGGTGAAGGTACGCAAACAATTACTGGTCAGCAGCACCATTCAAACCAGTGAAGGGGTACATGTAAAGGTTATTGCTGATACTCAGCCATCAGCGGAGAGCCGCTTGGTCACACCAACTTTAGAGGATGCATATTTGTATTACATTTCAGCAAGCAAGCAGTGGGCAATAGCATGA